A window of the Dyadobacter pollutisoli genome harbors these coding sequences:
- a CDS encoding ISAon1 family transposase: MDTRANDVWSIGRFYGVNGKDLLRHYRDFQSGFKDWDQRGHAKKWLLYPENLGPQLSIDETSLSRGELYTILTNKAAKGGRGSIVAIVAGTKAEVVIEVIRKIPEAQRKKVTEITLDMAGSMTMIAKRCFSQATRVTDRFHVQRLAVEALQELRIKHRWEALDRENDAIEQATVTQTEYVAEVLSNGDTVKQLLARSRYALYKKPNTWTENQKERAHLVFERFPDLKKAYDLAQELSNIFTNTTEKIYGLTRLAKWHEKVRQSGFKSFNTVARSIENHYKTIVNYFDNRSTNASAESFNAKIKAFRSQFRGVRNVEFFLYRLTQLYA; this comes from the coding sequence GTGGATACGAGGGCTAATGATGTTTGGAGTATTGGCCGTTTTTATGGCGTCAATGGCAAGGATCTGTTACGCCACTACCGTGATTTTCAGAGCGGATTCAAAGATTGGGACCAGAGAGGGCACGCAAAAAAATGGCTTCTGTACCCTGAAAATTTGGGACCACAGCTATCGATAGACGAAACCAGCCTTTCCCGTGGTGAACTTTATACAATACTTACAAACAAAGCTGCTAAAGGCGGAAGAGGGAGTATAGTAGCTATTGTGGCCGGCACTAAGGCGGAAGTGGTCATTGAGGTCATTCGTAAGATCCCCGAGGCTCAACGCAAAAAAGTAACAGAAATAACTCTGGATATGGCCGGTAGTATGACTATGATTGCTAAGCGGTGTTTTTCGCAAGCTACACGCGTTACTGACCGTTTTCACGTGCAAAGGCTAGCTGTTGAAGCTTTGCAAGAACTCCGCATCAAACACCGCTGGGAAGCTCTGGATAGAGAAAATGATGCCATTGAACAAGCGACAGTCACTCAAACCGAATATGTCGCGGAAGTATTGTCAAACGGAGACACCGTTAAGCAACTGTTGGCACGTAGCAGATATGCACTTTACAAAAAGCCAAACACCTGGACTGAGAATCAAAAAGAGAGAGCCCATCTGGTCTTTGAGCGCTTCCCAGACCTTAAAAAAGCATATGATCTGGCTCAGGAACTTAGCAATATCTTCACCAATACGACCGAAAAGATTTACGGATTAACTAGGCTTGCAAAGTGGCATGAAAAGGTCAGGCAATCCGGTTTTAAATCATTTAATACGGTCGCCCGATCGATCGAGAACCACTATAAAACTATCGTCAATTACTTCGATAATCGGAGCACTAACGCTTCGGCAGAATCCTTCAACGCAAAGATCAAAGCGTTCAGGAGTCAGTTCAGGGGTGTCAGAAACGTCGAATTCTTCCTTTATCGCCTTACTCAGTTATATGCTTAA
- a CDS encoding ISAon1 family transposase N-terminal region protein codes for MESFLPLIELILPDFIIENYLLTHVEKSDERYHVYLEEKNYEEADPRRSDLLSKGYFPSITLQDFPIRGHKVFLHVKRRRWLNTMTGKVVHRDWNEVAEGTRMTSEFSAFLKVVGGYEG; via the coding sequence TTGGAGAGTTTCTTGCCGCTTATCGAGTTAATCTTACCGGATTTTATAATTGAGAATTATTTGCTGACCCATGTAGAGAAGTCAGACGAACGTTATCATGTTTATTTGGAAGAGAAGAATTACGAAGAAGCCGATCCAAGACGTTCAGATTTACTCTCCAAAGGTTATTTTCCCTCCATTACTCTACAAGATTTTCCAATTCGAGGTCACAAAGTTTTTCTTCATGTCAAACGTCGCAGATGGCTCAATACTATGACGGGTAAAGTTGTCCATAGAGATTGGAACGAGGTAGCAGAAGGAACGCGGATGACGAGTGAGTTTTCCGCTTTTTTAAAAGTGGTTGGTGGATACGAGGGCTAA
- a CDS encoding START domain-containing protein, whose protein sequence is MIFCLLIFSVNAQTDWKLIAEKEQIRIFSQSVPESKIKAIKVNCTVDASVTQLVALLMDVEGGVNWVYKTKSCVLLRKVSPTELYYYSEISLPWPLENRDFVAHLRLTQDRATKVVTIDGPVVNGMVSIKKGIVRVNQSKGRWVLTPAGRDRTKIEYTLHTDPGGNVPAWAVNLFAAEGPMETFKSMKQQLKLAKYRNAVLGFVVN, encoded by the coding sequence ATGATCTTTTGTTTGCTGATTTTTAGTGTTAATGCTCAGACAGACTGGAAGTTAATTGCGGAAAAGGAACAGATCAGGATATTTTCCCAATCTGTTCCTGAATCAAAAATCAAAGCCATTAAAGTGAATTGCACCGTGGACGCTTCGGTGACGCAGCTGGTCGCATTGTTGATGGACGTGGAGGGCGGCGTGAATTGGGTTTATAAAACCAAATCCTGCGTTTTACTGCGAAAAGTTTCTCCCACGGAACTGTACTATTACTCGGAGATAAGCTTACCGTGGCCACTAGAAAACCGTGATTTCGTAGCGCACCTGCGCCTTACACAAGACCGGGCTACCAAAGTCGTGACTATTGACGGGCCTGTGGTCAACGGAATGGTCAGTATCAAAAAGGGCATTGTCCGGGTCAATCAATCCAAAGGCCGGTGGGTGCTCACACCAGCAGGCCGCGACCGGACCAAAATCGAATACACCCTACATACCGATCCGGGAGGTAATGTCCCCGCCTGGGCCGTAAACCTATTCGCCGCAGAAGGGCCCATGGAGACTTTCAAAAGTATGAAGCAGCAATTGAAATTGGCTAAGTATAGGAATGCGGTTTTGGGGTTTGTGGTGAATTGA
- a CDS encoding T9SS type A sorting domain-containing protein, with translation MQKIYLSALLLITTLGALRAQTPTISIYYPENACLGAIQRIQVSMAGSFKDDNKFTVQVRKTDASPVAAELPATLRDGKLEVVHRDSSLSLYQNIQMRVVSSSPKVESQWVYFRLNSKGTTQLSLAAADTINAGDDLQIKFTTFSSSGVQITLNDSTRFSVSSYAEGAFVTYHQLGTDHTQPFYIAHAENVCGAMQVSGQVKAVINSTSLRTVGISPVAACEDSEVKISFSTMGPALTAQTKFRIKFIELVYSMDQTPRTAEVTAELRDNVLVASIPKTLKVKGRTQFKLQIIAENPKLMGAHGDILLVVYPQASVEFFTPSLTINTGDNVQIGLNFTGMPPFSASLTDGSVVSASYNGQAYISVRPGKTTLYTVESLKSGCGTTSVSGSQTMVVTVKEGVYLDSEGNYEIICSGGTAKMKVISNFANSAATTFTVHGVLSNQQVYSFPAKKVGDYLEFNIPSLPDGISRALSYDNMRVFYVTTQSPASRSNYSYKYVVQSKPDMVVTENSILNYDVPKRIQFGYYLYGRGPYTITETSGKINRVDYEAWYPDYFLSKTTDFQIQSISNSCFKKEGIGTVRLTVDGSSETTPGVYLDPVKTPVCVQDSIEIVFSKSGKFNAGNVFNIQGYGDCCNFQTLATVSDGGKYKVKIPANQYSNYTQFRVASTNPVLFSEQYQLEMQRDPSNFYISPVGTAENPAQMLKEENVFLTLSSQGGALSSFVYSDGVSDKTAKFENYNYGEKITPPVGVTTAYTIKSATNQCGTVPVNLTTYIKILPYRIVISEADNYVFEFCANGPMTIPFGVVQGDAGNATFSLEIAKDGNYDFTTLVKDVSSRQFDTKVPGDLSPGIYQLRITSSDGGISNILRIRIGAVPTVNMLSDRGEPLMVNAGEYIAFKLNFTGSAPWTAVFENNTKIYTTSNPDYRNIYVPKGGEYSVKSVYNTCGYGTATGKITVKVRAQLSTGSDSYTVCEGGSFTVRYNLLGDADLSGDYIRFELLDMASLNVTVLDSVKTLSGVKVLKIPSSLSGSAYQIRSTVRSLNLVSVLGVGVTTKADVTLTGNTLINSGESTNLIVRSNKNYGESITYKLSDGTTGSFYGGQGQPGTFIKVTPDKTTTYTLSSVTNSCGTGKVSGSALVEVNAPSERAVTVTNIYSGNYSLCIGDTALVTFSSKGNFSAGNVMTVQISDTTGKNFRSVPTVGKTSPLKAALPADLFSMKAYRVRVVASDANTASGAYQNPLYVSQKAKAKFASESVIYDGIVNPKIVVLLEGGGPWQYQYGTDLSIQYRYSALSSDTITLLQASPNQYYKLFSVSNSCGVGTIESPGTVRVEVITANEPAFTRSIVIAPNPTQDFLQVKFESGSSRNIVLYNLSGTNLHQRVSRGTVENIDLRHLSSGIYILHIESKGQRASYKIIKQ, from the coding sequence ATGCAGAAAATTTACCTGTCAGCACTTTTGCTGATCACTACCCTTGGTGCGCTCCGTGCTCAAACCCCCACTATTTCGATCTATTACCCTGAAAATGCTTGTCTTGGTGCCATTCAGAGGATCCAGGTTTCCATGGCCGGGAGCTTCAAAGACGATAATAAGTTTACTGTTCAGGTACGGAAGACTGATGCTTCGCCGGTAGCTGCTGAACTGCCTGCCACGTTACGTGATGGAAAACTGGAAGTAGTCCACCGCGATTCGAGTTTGTCATTGTATCAAAATATCCAGATGCGTGTCGTGTCTTCTTCACCGAAAGTGGAAAGTCAATGGGTTTATTTCAGACTGAACAGCAAAGGAACCACCCAACTGTCACTTGCGGCGGCCGACACGATCAACGCGGGGGATGATCTGCAGATTAAATTTACCACTTTCAGTTCAAGCGGGGTACAGATCACCCTGAATGACAGTACGCGGTTTAGTGTTTCATCTTATGCTGAAGGTGCGTTTGTAACCTATCATCAGCTAGGCACTGATCATACCCAACCGTTTTATATTGCGCACGCCGAGAATGTGTGCGGCGCCATGCAGGTGAGCGGGCAGGTGAAAGCAGTCATCAATTCAACATCTTTGCGGACAGTCGGAATATCGCCGGTAGCAGCCTGCGAGGACAGCGAAGTAAAGATCAGCTTTTCGACGATGGGGCCTGCACTGACTGCTCAAACCAAATTCCGTATCAAATTTATTGAACTTGTCTATTCGATGGACCAAACTCCTCGAACTGCTGAGGTAACGGCTGAACTGAGGGACAATGTGCTGGTTGCCAGTATCCCGAAAACACTCAAAGTAAAAGGCCGAACTCAATTCAAGTTGCAGATCATTGCTGAAAACCCTAAACTAATGGGTGCTCATGGTGACATTCTGCTGGTTGTTTACCCGCAAGCTTCGGTTGAATTTTTTACTCCCAGTTTGACCATTAACACAGGGGACAATGTCCAGATCGGGTTAAATTTTACAGGAATGCCACCGTTTTCGGCATCATTGACCGATGGATCTGTTGTCTCCGCGAGCTATAATGGTCAGGCGTACATTTCCGTAAGACCGGGAAAAACGACGCTTTACACGGTAGAATCCTTGAAGTCGGGTTGCGGGACAACTTCCGTTTCAGGCTCGCAAACGATGGTTGTGACGGTTAAAGAAGGGGTATACCTTGACTCAGAAGGCAATTATGAAATTATTTGCTCGGGTGGTACCGCGAAAATGAAGGTCATTTCCAACTTTGCCAACAGCGCTGCAACTACATTCACTGTTCATGGTGTGCTGTCGAATCAACAAGTTTATTCATTTCCTGCCAAAAAAGTGGGCGATTACCTAGAATTCAACATCCCATCGCTTCCCGACGGAATCAGTCGAGCACTAAGCTATGACAATATGAGGGTGTTTTACGTGACTACCCAAAGCCCTGCATCACGTTCCAATTACTCCTATAAATATGTGGTTCAAAGTAAGCCGGATATGGTTGTAACCGAAAATAGTATCCTGAATTATGACGTTCCCAAGAGGATACAGTTTGGTTATTATTTGTACGGAAGAGGGCCCTACACGATCACAGAGACTTCTGGCAAGATTAATCGGGTTGATTATGAAGCCTGGTATCCCGATTATTTCCTGAGTAAAACAACGGATTTTCAAATTCAGTCGATCAGCAATTCCTGTTTCAAAAAAGAGGGCATTGGTACTGTACGTCTGACGGTCGACGGGAGTAGTGAAACGACACCCGGTGTTTATCTGGACCCTGTTAAAACGCCTGTTTGTGTGCAGGACAGCATTGAAATTGTTTTTTCCAAATCAGGGAAATTCAATGCAGGTAATGTGTTCAACATTCAGGGTTATGGCGATTGCTGTAATTTTCAGACATTAGCGACGGTTTCGGATGGCGGGAAGTATAAGGTTAAGATCCCGGCAAATCAGTATTCAAATTATACCCAATTCAGGGTTGCTTCTACCAATCCGGTACTTTTCAGCGAGCAGTATCAGCTGGAAATGCAACGTGATCCGAGTAATTTTTACATTAGCCCGGTAGGAACCGCCGAAAATCCTGCTCAGATGCTCAAGGAAGAAAATGTATTCCTTACACTTTCCAGCCAGGGCGGGGCATTGTCTTCGTTTGTGTATTCAGATGGCGTTTCGGATAAGACTGCAAAATTTGAAAACTATAATTATGGTGAAAAAATAACACCTCCCGTAGGCGTAACGACTGCCTACACGATCAAATCTGCTACGAACCAATGTGGTACGGTACCGGTCAATCTTACTACCTACATTAAAATACTGCCCTACCGGATCGTAATTTCGGAGGCTGATAATTATGTTTTTGAGTTCTGTGCGAACGGTCCGATGACCATACCTTTTGGTGTGGTGCAAGGCGACGCGGGCAATGCGACTTTCTCTCTTGAAATTGCCAAAGACGGTAATTACGACTTTACAACGCTTGTCAAAGATGTTTCATCAAGGCAGTTTGATACCAAAGTTCCCGGTGACCTGTCACCCGGGATTTATCAGCTAAGGATCACATCGTCGGACGGCGGTATTTCCAATATTCTGAGGATCAGGATAGGGGCGGTCCCGACGGTGAACATGCTCTCGGACAGAGGAGAGCCGCTAATGGTGAATGCGGGAGAATATATCGCATTCAAATTGAATTTCACGGGTTCGGCCCCATGGACGGCTGTTTTTGAAAATAACACAAAAATTTACACCACTAGCAACCCTGATTATAGGAATATATATGTTCCGAAAGGAGGGGAGTATTCTGTAAAATCGGTTTATAATACTTGCGGTTACGGCACTGCTACCGGCAAGATCACGGTAAAAGTAAGAGCTCAGCTCAGTACCGGTTCAGACAGCTACACGGTTTGTGAAGGAGGAAGTTTCACGGTGCGGTACAATTTGTTGGGTGATGCAGACCTTTCCGGCGACTACATTCGGTTTGAACTGCTGGATATGGCGAGCCTGAATGTAACGGTACTTGATTCTGTGAAGACGCTTTCAGGTGTAAAGGTTTTGAAAATCCCTTCGTCACTCTCGGGAAGTGCATACCAGATCCGGAGCACAGTAAGAAGTTTGAATCTGGTGTCCGTTCTAGGCGTAGGCGTCACCACGAAAGCCGACGTTACATTGACAGGTAATACATTGATCAACAGTGGAGAAAGTACCAATCTGATTGTTCGCAGCAATAAAAATTACGGTGAATCGATCACCTACAAGCTGTCGGACGGAACGACGGGTTCGTTCTACGGAGGACAAGGCCAGCCTGGGACGTTTATTAAGGTTACGCCGGATAAAACCACGACCTATACATTAAGTTCTGTGACCAATTCGTGTGGTACGGGTAAAGTTTCAGGAAGTGCGCTGGTGGAGGTTAATGCGCCCAGCGAGCGGGCTGTTACCGTAACAAATATTTATTCAGGCAATTACAGTCTTTGTATCGGGGACACGGCACTGGTTACTTTTAGTTCAAAAGGTAATTTTTCCGCGGGTAACGTCATGACCGTTCAAATTTCGGATACGACTGGAAAGAATTTTCGCTCGGTACCGACGGTTGGCAAAACTTCGCCGCTCAAAGCAGCATTGCCAGCCGATCTGTTTTCAATGAAAGCCTACCGGGTGAGAGTAGTGGCGTCGGATGCGAATACCGCCAGCGGTGCTTACCAAAATCCGTTGTATGTAAGCCAAAAAGCAAAAGCAAAGTTTGCGTCGGAATCGGTCATTTATGATGGCATTGTGAATCCTAAAATTGTCGTTTTGCTGGAAGGGGGCGGACCGTGGCAGTATCAGTATGGCACCGATCTTTCGATCCAGTACAGATATAGTGCGCTATCTTCCGACACGATAACACTTTTACAGGCATCGCCGAACCAGTATTATAAACTTTTCAGCGTGTCTAACAGTTGTGGAGTTGGTACCATTGAAAGTCCGGGTACCGTTCGGGTAGAGGTGATCACTGCCAATGAGCCAGCATTTACGCGGAGCATTGTGATAGCGCCCAATCCGACACAGGATTTTTTACAGGTCAAATTTGAATCAGGTTCCAGCCGGAATATCGTGCTATATAATTTATCCGGAACCAATCTTCATCAGCGGGTGAGCAGGGGAACGGTTGAGAATATAGATTTGAGGCACTTATCATCCGGGATTTACATTCTGCATATTGAAAGCAAAGGTCAGAGGGCTTCTTATAAAATTATCAAGCAATAA
- a CDS encoding 2OG-Fe(II) oxygenase, whose product MQKIFDELITSYIDNNIGVADSFLTESLAGHLKDNLTALYAANLLLPAGIGNNKDLVHDKSVRGDRIYWLDRKHNDPHENDFFDQMDLFVSHLNSTCYTGITGYEFHYTMYEAGSFYKKHLDQFRNNGSRQYSMIIYLNAGWQESDGGELCIHHDGSLQNISPSNGKSVMFKSSELAHEVLVTHKRRMSITGWLKIG is encoded by the coding sequence TTGCAAAAGATCTTTGATGAGCTGATTACGAGTTATATTGACAATAATATTGGCGTCGCCGATTCGTTTCTGACCGAGTCGCTGGCCGGACATTTAAAAGACAACCTGACTGCGCTATACGCGGCGAACCTGCTGCTGCCAGCCGGAATAGGCAATAATAAGGACCTCGTTCATGACAAATCCGTGAGAGGTGACCGGATTTACTGGCTCGACCGCAAGCATAACGACCCTCACGAGAATGATTTCTTTGACCAAATGGATCTTTTTGTGAGCCACCTGAACAGTACCTGCTACACCGGCATCACAGGGTACGAGTTTCATTATACGATGTATGAAGCCGGGAGCTTTTATAAAAAACACCTTGATCAGTTTCGGAATAACGGAAGCCGCCAGTATTCGATGATCATTTACCTGAATGCAGGCTGGCAGGAAAGCGACGGCGGCGAGCTCTGCATACACCACGACGGTTCTTTGCAAAATATCAGTCCGAGTAATGGCAAGAGTGTGATGTTCAAAAGCAGCGAGCTCGCACATGAAGTATTAGTGACGCATAAGCGAAGAATGAGTATTACTGGGTGGCTGAAGATTGGGTAG
- a CDS encoding PadR family transcriptional regulator, giving the protein MRRSDLGEFEEIVLLAVAALAPGAYSVSIAEELENETGQTISTGAVHAALQRLEQKGYLSSYLGEATQERGGRRKRLFTVTAYGGKILHDARSVRNSLWNRITPAELSKMGLDFSNS; this is encoded by the coding sequence ATGAGACGAAGCGATCTGGGAGAATTTGAAGAAATCGTATTGCTCGCGGTAGCTGCGCTGGCACCGGGGGCATACTCGGTGAGCATTGCCGAAGAGCTGGAAAACGAAACCGGGCAGACGATCAGCACGGGTGCAGTACACGCCGCATTGCAGCGGCTGGAACAAAAGGGCTACCTGAGCTCATATTTGGGCGAGGCCACGCAGGAGCGCGGCGGCAGGCGCAAAAGGCTTTTCACTGTAACAGCTTACGGCGGCAAAATCCTGCATGATGCGCGTTCGGTGCGGAACAGCCTCTGGAACCGCATTACCCCAGCGGAATTGTCAAAAATGGGACTTGACTTTTCAAACAGCTGA
- a CDS encoding permease prefix domain 2-containing transporter: MQPLPPRWLDKLATRICAPHLREELLGDLQERYALRYQKFGQQKAKLFYLKEVAALLRPSVIKRKSPEYPSIPFLSFEMIRNYFKIGSRVLLKNKGYSFIHLTGLSIGLWACMMVATVVIDSLSYDRKWSHANDVYRIISMNKAGAGLQERISSSPQLLAPELVKIYPEAVASSELSTTTRHFKFKKEDFNGVATQVLRADTSAWRIIDLKVLAGNPRDFVPGTNNLLISKSFADRFFPGQDPIGKIIQDIPKYGTKANDYQITGLIADLPYNSHLRADVVLLHINKPEPYEANGFITFSQNYIRMKPGTDMQAFTAKVNKWHQKFSKRTDEHGFEFQPMPDIYLHSDFAESQNVRGDARTIYIFSGIALLLLFIACVNFVNLSTAKAFARLKEAGVRRILSGSRSQLIIQLLTETLLLFGTAAIVATFLYFFSLKSVEQFLGHRLIETFTSNVPMAVDALAVVLLTALLTGLYPAWLISGFKPSNTLRGIFTSSASFRQNWLRKGLVVVQFSVSIVVLLATIVVWKQLNLMENKDLGYNTNNLLAIDNVSWDGKGDAFKGELLQIPGVVRASATLWVPTQGGGYMQREIEDPANSKQRIKVWYIAGDVDLPETMGLKLVKGRMFSHQFSTDALNADSLQKVSFEKFEQAQILQSSLLTASAAKALGVSKLDERIKNANTVPVGIIENFNNESLYEPIKPTIILAQRSPQYAGMLVRTQPGMEQRVSASIEKLWKQFYPAKLLEINNIEELLDKQYEAETRLHQLFMFFSGLTMFLSVLGIFGLVVQAAEQRSKEVGIRKVLGASVTGIVTMLSGDFVKLVVIAIVIASPLAWFGLDKWLQNYPYRTDIRWWMYVATGSTVLIITMLTVSFQAIRAALVDPVKSLRNE, encoded by the coding sequence ATGCAACCACTTCCTCCCCGCTGGCTCGACAAGCTGGCAACCCGAATCTGCGCCCCACACCTCCGCGAAGAGCTCCTGGGCGACCTGCAGGAGCGTTATGCTTTGCGGTATCAAAAATTTGGTCAGCAAAAAGCAAAGTTGTTCTATCTGAAAGAGGTAGCAGCATTGCTAAGACCCTCGGTTATAAAGAGAAAATCTCCTGAGTATCCTTCTATTCCTTTTCTAAGCTTCGAAATGATCAGAAACTACTTTAAGATCGGTTCCCGTGTCCTTTTGAAAAACAAAGGCTATTCTTTTATTCACCTTACTGGCCTTTCGATTGGATTATGGGCCTGCATGATGGTTGCGACTGTCGTAATAGACAGCCTTTCGTATGACAGGAAATGGAGCCACGCCAATGATGTCTATAGGATTATTTCGATGAATAAGGCAGGTGCGGGATTGCAGGAACGTATTTCTTCATCACCTCAGTTGCTGGCACCTGAGCTTGTGAAGATTTATCCGGAGGCGGTGGCATCGTCAGAGCTTTCTACCACGACGCGTCATTTCAAATTCAAAAAGGAAGATTTCAATGGCGTAGCTACGCAGGTTTTACGGGCAGATACGTCAGCGTGGAGAATAATCGATCTGAAAGTGCTGGCTGGAAATCCGCGGGACTTTGTACCGGGGACGAATAACCTGCTTATATCTAAAAGCTTTGCAGATCGCTTTTTCCCAGGCCAGGATCCTATTGGCAAGATCATTCAGGACATTCCAAAGTATGGTACCAAAGCCAATGACTACCAGATTACCGGCTTGATAGCGGATCTCCCTTATAACAGTCATTTGCGCGCTGACGTGGTCCTGCTGCACATCAACAAGCCTGAACCTTACGAAGCCAACGGGTTTATTACATTTTCACAGAATTACATTCGCATGAAACCAGGTACCGATATGCAGGCGTTTACCGCGAAGGTCAATAAATGGCATCAGAAATTTAGCAAAAGAACTGACGAGCACGGTTTCGAATTCCAGCCCATGCCGGACATCTACCTGCATTCCGACTTTGCCGAAAGCCAGAATGTCCGGGGCGATGCGAGGACCATTTACATATTTTCTGGCATTGCACTGCTGCTATTGTTTATTGCTTGCGTCAATTTTGTCAATTTAAGCACGGCCAAAGCATTTGCAAGATTGAAGGAAGCCGGTGTACGGAGAATATTAAGCGGATCTCGCTCGCAATTGATCATTCAACTTCTGACTGAAACTTTGCTGTTGTTTGGTACAGCCGCCATAGTGGCCACTTTTCTCTACTTCTTCTCCCTCAAATCCGTCGAACAATTTCTGGGGCATAGGCTTATTGAAACATTCACATCCAATGTGCCAATGGCCGTGGATGCACTGGCAGTCGTTTTGCTGACAGCCTTGCTTACCGGACTGTATCCTGCCTGGCTGATTTCGGGTTTCAAACCTTCCAATACATTGAGAGGAATTTTCACTTCTTCTGCATCATTTCGGCAAAACTGGCTGCGAAAAGGCCTGGTAGTTGTTCAGTTTTCCGTTTCAATTGTGGTTTTATTGGCAACCATTGTCGTATGGAAGCAGCTTAACCTGATGGAGAACAAGGATTTGGGATATAACACAAATAACCTGCTCGCCATCGACAATGTATCGTGGGATGGAAAAGGAGACGCATTTAAAGGTGAATTACTACAAATTCCAGGGGTTGTCCGCGCGAGTGCTACGCTGTGGGTACCCACGCAGGGAGGCGGTTATATGCAACGGGAAATCGAAGACCCTGCCAATTCAAAACAGCGGATAAAAGTCTGGTACATTGCAGGCGACGTAGATCTGCCTGAAACAATGGGACTGAAATTGGTCAAGGGGCGCATGTTCAGCCATCAGTTTTCTACTGATGCCCTAAATGCTGATTCGCTGCAAAAAGTCAGTTTTGAGAAGTTTGAGCAGGCGCAGATATTGCAGAGTTCCTTGCTAACTGCCTCTGCCGCAAAGGCACTCGGTGTAAGTAAACTGGATGAACGCATCAAAAACGCCAATACTGTTCCGGTAGGTATCATTGAAAATTTCAACAATGAATCGCTTTACGAACCGATCAAACCGACTATTATCCTCGCGCAGCGGTCGCCCCAATATGCAGGAATGCTGGTACGCACACAGCCGGGTATGGAGCAGCGGGTGTCTGCTTCCATAGAAAAGCTTTGGAAGCAGTTTTACCCGGCCAAATTATTGGAAATAAATAACATTGAGGAATTGCTTGACAAACAGTACGAAGCCGAAACAAGGCTGCATCAGCTGTTTATGTTTTTCAGCGGACTGACGATGTTCCTCTCAGTATTAGGCATTTTCGGCCTGGTGGTGCAGGCAGCGGAGCAACGTTCCAAAGAAGTAGGCATCCGCAAAGTGCTGGGAGCTTCGGTGACGGGCATTGTCACCATGCTTTCGGGTGATTTCGTGAAGCTTGTTGTAATCGCGATTGTAATCGCCTCGCCCCTCGCATGGTTTGGCCTCGATAAATGGCTGCAAAACTATCCCTATCGAACAGATATCAGGTGGTGGATGTATGTTGCCACGGGTTCAACCGTACTCATCATCACCATGCTGACAGTTAGCTTTCAGGCCATCAGGGCGGCACTTGTTGATCCTGTGAAGAGCTTACGGAATGAATGA